TCCGATGGAACGCCGCGTGTCGTCATGGGCCCTCCCGGCCGGTCAGCGTCGCGCATGGTCGGGTCCGTCCAGGATGAGCGGCACCAAGTGGTCCAGGTACCACCGCAGATTCGAACCGGCGAGCGGGGTGGACGCCGGTTCACCCAGGAATTTCTGCAGAGCGGCCATGTCGCCGGGGCGCAGCGGGTTCCCGACCAGTCGCTGGGTGAGGGCGGCGATCGCCGCACCGCTGGTGGCCGGCTTGGCCGGCCCGTACAGGGTGGTGTTGGCCGGCGCGGCGAACTGATCCTTCCACCAGTTCTGGGCGAAACCGCGGTGGTACTCCCACAGGCGCAGCAGGGTGCTGGACGACCGCCACGCGGCCGACACATCGGGATAGCCGTTGGGCGGGGCCCATTCCAGCGGCACGTTGCCCATCGACGCGGTCATCCACCGCAGGGTGTCCAGCGCCGCCCTGGTGTCGCGCCCCATGTTCACATCCAGGATCCGCAGAGTGGCCAGGAGGTTCTCGGTCGGGCGCCGGAGCTTCTGCCGCTTGCTGGCCCAGAACTCGGCCGATGTGTAGATCACCTTGAGGGCCGGCAGGATGGCGGTGTGACCGGCCAGGTAGGCCTGCGCCACGCGGGCCACCAACGCGGCCGGCGGGTTGTCGGAAACGTAACGGACGCAGAGCTTCTGGGCCAGATGCGATGCGGTGGCCGGGTGGCCGGCCAGGTAGCGCAGGTAGGCGTCGCCGACGGCCTGGCCGTCGCCCGGTCCGGCGTTGTCCGCGGTGAACCCGAGGATCTTGACCTTTCCGGTCCAGTGGTCGGACGGGCGGTACACGTAGCTCCCGTTGTCATCCACCCCGCGACCGGTGAGCAGTCGGGCCGAGTTCTTGACGTCCGATTCGCTGTACCGGGCTCCGAGCCCGACGGTGTGCAGTTCCAGCAGTTCCCGGCCGTAGTTCTCGTTCACCAGCCGCTTGGTGGATTCGGCCAGGTTCAGATACCGCAACATGGCCGGGTTGCGGGCAGAGGCCACCAGCATGTCGCTGAACGTGCCAAACGCATACTTGCGGATGACGTCGCGGTCGATGGTGTGGCGGATCCAGGTCTGGCCGTCGGCGTGGTTGGCGACGTTCAGATGATTGGCGAAGAAGTCGACCACCGTCTCGAACAGCTGGGCCGGGCTGAAGGCCTGAAGCCCGAGGGTCACGGCGGTGAGCTGGTCCATCATCTCCCAGCCGTACTCGTGACCGGACGCCTTCAGGGCCGCTCTGACCTGGGCCGGGCTCTTGGTGAGGAGCGGTCCGGCGGCGGCGATCCTGGAATGGGCACCGTAGTTCGGGTACCGCCGCCCGAGGGTGACCTGGCTGTCCCACCAGTTGATCGGGGTGTACCGGGTCAGCCAGTTCAGAGTGCCCGGCGTGGCGCCGAAGGAGAATCGGGAGAGCAGGTGGAACCGCTGGGCCGCAGTAGGTTTCGTCGGGACCGGGCTGGCCGCCATCCGCGTCACCTTGTACCTTTCGTGCGGATCGGCCTGGGTGCCGCCGGTCGATCCGTGAATTGCGGCTACGTAACGCGTTCTCCGATCTACGGAACGTCACCAGGCTAGGAGGTATCCCCCGGTTTGGCCAGGCTGTGGCCACAGTTCACTCTCGGGTGCCCACCGTCAGGGTCGGGCGAGTGCTCTGCGTATCGCCGGGACGACGTCATCGGCGGATCGCGAGGTGCTGACCACCACGATGGTCGTGCTCTCGTCGACCGAGCGTGACGACGAGCCGAACAGCGCCACCACCTGCTGCATGGCGTGATCGACCTCGCCGATCGGGTCGGTGGTGTCTCCACGCAGCCAGCGCCGCAGTACGTGGTTGTGGGCGGCGGCGACCGACGAGGCCATCAGTTCGGCCCGCAGCGCATCGTCCTCGGTCGGACCCATCCAGTTGGCGATGAACTCGCGGAACAGGCGCTGATACTGCGCCACACTGGCGATCTCACGATCCCGGAGGGCCGACACCCGGCTGGTCAACGCGTATCGCATCCGCGCTCGGTCCCCCTCCTCGACGTACCGGAGCAGAACCAACCGGACCGCTTCGGACACCGCAACCAGTGCGGTGCTGTCGGTCGAGGCGTCCAACCGGCGCCGGATGGCCTCCATCAGGTGCTCGTGGTCGGGGAAGATCACGTCGTCCTTCGACCGGAAGTTCCGGAAGAAGGTGGTCCGGCCGACGCCGGCCCGCTCGGCGATCTCCTCGACCGTGGTCAGGTCGTAGCCGCGCTCGCCGAACAACTGGAATGCGGCGGCGATCAGGCGTTCCCGCACCGGGGTCATGCTCACGGCCTCATCCTTCCGCACCCGGGGTGGCCGGGCGCGCCACCTGGTGTTGTCCCGATCGATGGTACGCAGTACCGTTGCATGAGCACCCCGTACCGCAGGACACGCGGAGAGGGCGAGAACAGGCCGATCCAATGGAGGATCCTCGTGACCCAGGTCGACCCCGACACCGTGGCCACCGCGGACATGCACACCACGGCCGGCAAGCTGGCCGACCTGCGCGCCCGGATGGAGCAGGCCCAGCACCCGGGGACGCCGGAAGCGATCGAACGCCAGCATTCACGGGGTCGGCTCACCGCTCGAGAGCGGGTCGACCTGCTGCTGGACGCCGGCTCCCTGGTCGAGTTCGATGCCCTGGCCCGGCATCGATCCAGCAATTTCGGGCTGGCCGACAAACGGCCGGTCGGTGACGGCGTGATCGCCGGTCACGGCACGGTCGACGGCCGTCAGGTGTGTGTGTTCTCCCAGGACGTCACGGTGTTCGGCGGCGCGCTCGGCGAGGTCTACGGCGAGAAGATCGTGAAGGTGATGGACTTCGCCCTCAAGACCGGTCGGCCCCTGGTCGGCTTGATCGAAGGCGGTGGCGCCCGCATCCAGGAGGGGGTCGTCTCCCTCGGCCTCTACGCCGAGATCTTCAAGCGCAACGTGCACGCGTCCGGGGTGATCCCGCAGATCTCGGTGATCATGGGAGCGGCCGCCGGCGGCCACGTCTACTCCCCCGCCCTGACCGACTTCGTGGTCATGGTCGACCGGACGTCCCAGATGTTCATCACCGGACCGGACGTGGTCAAGACGGTCACCGGTGAGGACGTGACGCTGGAGGAACTGGGCGGCGCGCGCACCCACAACACCCGGTCCGGCAACGCCCACCACCTTGCCGCCGACGAGCACGACGCCATGGAATTCGTCCGTGCTCTGCTGTCCTACCTGCCGTCCAACAACCTCTCGGTGCCCCCACCGGAGGGCGACTGGCCCGCTCCCGGGCCCGCCGACGACGAGCCGACCGACACCGATCTGGCCCTGGACACGCTGATCCCCGACTCGGCGAACCAGCCCTACGACATGAACACCGTGGTGCAGGCCGTGCTCGATGACGGTGAGTTCCTGCCGGTGCAGGACCTGTACGCCCCCAACGTGATCACCGGATTCGGACGGGTCCGCGGCCGCAGCGTTGGCATCGTGGCCAACCAGCCCATGCACCTGGCCGGCACCCTGGACATCAACGCATCGGAGAAGGCGGCCCGGTTCGTCCGCACCTGCGACGCGTTCAACGTCCCGGTCCTCACCTTCGTCGACGTCCCCGGTTTCCTGCCGGGCACCGACCAGGAGTGGAACGGCATCATCCGGCGCGGCGCGAAGTTGATCTATGCGTACGCCGAGGCGACGGTCCCGCTGGTCACGGTGATCACCCGCAAGGCCTACGGCGGGGCCTATGACGTGATGGGATCCAAGCATCTCGGGGCCGATGTCAACCTGGCCTGGCCGACCGCGCAGATCGCGGTGGTCGGCGCGGCCGGCGCCGTGAACATCCTCTACCGCCGCGAGCTCGCCCGCGCCGAGCGCAACGGTGACGACGTCGCCGCCGTGCGGAGCCAGCTGCAGACCGAGTACGAGGACACCTTCGCCAATCCGTATCTGGCCGCCGAGCGCGGCTACGTCGACCAGGTGATCGCTCCGTCGGAGACCCGGGCCGCGATCGGCCGCGCACTGGACGTGTTGGCCGACAAGCGCGAGATCCTGCCGCCCCGCAAACACGGGAACATCCCTCTGTGAGCGCCCGGCCCGACCACCGGGACGAGGACGACGTGGCGGCGGTGATCGCCGTGCTGTCCGCCCTGGCCGCGTCCGTCCCGGCGCCCGAGGTGCCGGCGCCGCGGTCGTTCTTCGCCCGTCAGCTCGGTCCGGTATCGCCGCAGACACCCGGTGCCTGGTGGGCGTCAGGACTGCCGCGATGAACACCACCGCCCGCCGGGTTCCGGCCCGCCGACTCCACGGGGATTGCTGATGCACACCGTTCTGATCGCCAATCGCGGCGAGATCGCCGTCCGGGTCGCGCGGGCGTGCGCCGACGCCGGGCTGCGATCCGTCGCCGTCTACGCCGACCCGGATGCCGACGCCCTGCACGTCCGGGCCGCCGACGAGGCCTACGCCCTGCGCGGCAGCACCCCGGCCGATTCCTACCTGGACATCGCCAAACTGCTGGACGTGGCCGCGCGGGCCGGTGCCGACGCCGTTCATCCGGGCTACGGTTTCCTGTCCGAGAACGCCGACTTCGCCCAGGCCGTGCTGGATGCCGGGCTGATCTGGATCGGGCCGTCACCCCAGGCGATCCGCGATCTGGGCGACAAGGTCACGGCCCGGCACATCGCGACCAGGGCCGGTGCCCCGCTGGTGCCCGGAACCGCCGAGACCGTCAGCGGCGCCGACGAGGTGATCGCGTTCGCGACCGAACACGGCCTGCCGGTAGCCATCAAGGCGGCCTTCGGAGGCGGCGGCCGCGGGCTGAAGGTGGCCCGGACCATGGCCGAGATTCCGGAGCTGTACGACTCGGCGGTCCGCGAGGCGGTCGCCGCGTTCGGGCGGGGCGAATGCTTCGTCGAGCGCTACCTGGACCGGCCCCGGCATGTCGAGGCCCAGGTGCTGGCCGACACCCACGGCAACGTGATCGTGGTCGGAACCCGCGACTGCTCGCTCCAGCGCCGCCACCAGAAACTGGTGGAGGAGGCGCCGGCGCCGTTCCTGACCGACGAGCAGCGCGCCCGGATCCACCAAGCGGCCAAGGCGATCTGCGCGGAAGCCGGCTACCACGGAGCCGGCACGGTGGAGTTCCTGGTCGGGCGGGACGGGACCATCTCCTTCCTCGAGGTCAACACGCGACTGCAGGTCGAACACCCGGTTTCGGAGGAGACCAGCGGCCTGGATCTGGTGCTGGAGCAGTTCCGTATCGCGGTCGGCGAGAAGCTGCAGTACGAGGGGGATCCGGTGCCGCGGGGTCATTCGATCGAGTTCCGCATCAACGGCGAGGATCCGGGTCGCGGGTTCCTCCCCGCTCCCGGCACGGTGACGTCGTTCCATGCGCCGAGCGGGCCCGGCGTGCGGGTCGACTCCGGGGTCGAGTCGGGGTCGGTGGTCTCGGGTGCGTTCGACTCGCTGCTGGCCAAGGTGATCGTCACCGGAGCCGACCGGCCCCAGGCGCTGGCCCGGGCCCGGCGGGCCCTGGCCGAGATGCGCGTCGAGGGCATGGCCACGGCGCTGCCGTTCCACCGAGCGGTGCTGGCCGATCCGGCCTTCGTCGGCGACGGGCAGTCGTTCGACGTGCACACCCGCTGGATCGAGACCGAGTTCGACAACCAGATCCCCCCGTTCGGCCCAGTCGACCTGACCGGCTCACCGGCCGTCGAAGCGAGGCAGACCATCGTGGCCGAGGTCAACGGCCGTCGGGTCGAGGTGGTGCTTCCGGCCGGCCTGGGCCAGAGCGTGGCGACCGCGGGGGCACCGGCCCGGGCCCGTCGAGCCCGGAAGGCGGCCGGCCCGGCGGCCTCCGGACACGCGGTGGTCGCCCCAATGCAGGGCACGGTCGTCAAGGTGGCGGTCGCCGACGGCGACATCGTGGTTACCGGCGATCTGATCGCGGTCATCGAGGCGATGAAGATGGAGAACCCGGTCAACGCGCACAAGGACGGCACGGTGAGCGGCCTGAGCCTGATCGTCGGCGCTCCGGTCGTCGGCGGCGCCGTCATCGCCGAGATCGTCTGACATGCGCCCGGAACAGGCAATCTGGGAGAGCCAGGCGGCCGCGGTGCTCCGCCGGGCCCGACGGTTGCCGGCCGACGCTCCGGACGAGGCGGTCTGGGCGACCCTGACCCGCACCACGGTGGAGGGCATCCCGGTTCCCCCGCTGGGCCTGCCCGGCCCGGCGCCGAGCGTCGACGACGGCCGACGCAACGGCCCGTCGGGCGGATGGCAGATCCGGGCCGCCGTCGTCGATTCCGATCCGGACCGGGCCGCGGACACGGCCCTGGCGGAATGGCAGGACGACTCCGATTCCCTCTGGATCCGGATCGGCGGGGCCGGGGTCGCGCCGGATGACCTGACGCGGGCCCTGCACCTCCTCCCGCTCGATGCCGTCCCGGTGGTGCTGGAGGCCTCCGGCGCCACGTCGGACATCCAGGCCGCCCGGGCCTTCTCCGCGGTGCTGGAGCGCCGCGGGCTGCGTCCGGCCGGTGCGGGTTCGCTCGGCGGCGACCCTCTGGGGCGGCTGGTCCGCCGACGCGGAACCGGACCGGAGGTGGAGCCGGCTGTTCGTGATCTGGCTGCCCTGGCCACCGATCTCGGGATCGGGGCCCTGGTGGTCGACGGAACGGCCGTGCACGACGCCGGAGCCGGCGATGCCGGCGAACTCGGCTACGTCCTGGCCGGCTGCGTGGCCTACCTGCGGGTCCTGGAGTCGATCGGCGTCACGGTCTCGGCCGCGCTGGCCCTGCTGCAGGTCCGCCTGGCGGCCACCGACGAGGAGTTCTCGACGATCGCGAAGTTCCGGGCGGCCCGGCTGCTGCTGGCCCGGGTGACCGAGCTGTGCGGCGGCCAGGGTGAGCCGGCACCGCCGATCCACGCCGTCACCTCCGGCCCGATGATGACGCGGTACGACCCGTGGACGAACCTGCTCCGTACCACCGTGGCCGCCTTCGGGGCCGGGGTGGGCGGGGCGGATGTCCTGACCGTCCAACCCTTCGATGCGGCCCTGGGTATCCCCGACCAGCGTTCCCGTCGTTGGGCCAGGAACATCTCGTCGCTGTTGATCGCCGAATCGCACGTCGCCGACGTGCGTGACCCGGCCGGCGGCGCCTGGGCCATCGAGACCCTGACCGATCGCATTGCCGACGCCGCCTGGGCGGCGTTCCTGGAGATCGACCGCGGCGCCGGCATCGCCGGACGCGCGCAGGATGGCTCGCTGACGGCCATCTTCGCACCCACCGCGGCCGAGCGGACGCGGCGGATCAACACCCGCCGCCAGCCGATCACCGGGATCTCCGAATTCCCGTTGGCCGGCGAGCAATTGCTCAACCGACCGCCTCATCGGGAACCGGTCGACGGTCGCGACCACCAGACCCCTTCCTGGGCCGCCGGTTTCGAGACACTGCGGGACCGGCCGAGCGCCTCGGTGTTCGTCGCCACGCTGGGCCGGCTCGCCGACTACAACGCCCGGTCCGGATTCGTGGTCAATGCATTCACCGCGGGCGGTATCGGCGTGATCGAGGCCGGGCCGACCCGGACCGCGGACGAGGTCATCCAGCGCTACCGGGCCCGACCGTCACCGGTGGTCTGCCTGGCCGGCCCGGATGCGACCTACGCCGACCGGGGCGCTGAGGTGATAGCCGGGTTGCGCGCAGCGGGCGCCGCCCGCGTGGTGCTCGCCGGTCGCCCGGCGGGCGACCTGGCCGACCTGGTCGACGATCACATCGCCGCCGACGATGACGTGCTGGCCTTCCTGTTGCGCACCCGGCAGGCGCTGGCCACCGACCCCGGATCGGAGAACCACCGATGACCGTTCCCTCGGACTTCACCGGATTCTCCTGGCGGGGAACGAAGATCGCCGAGCCGGTCGACGGTGCGGCTGCCTTCGACGCCCCCGAGGGCGTCCGGATCTCGCCGGTCTACTCACCGGGCGATCTGGACGGCGTCGGCACCCTGCACACCTTCCCGGGATCGCCCCCGTACCGTCGAGGGCCGTACCCGACCATGTACACCACCCAGCCCTGGACCATCCGGCAGTACGCCGGCTTCTCGACGGCGGCGGAATCGAACGCCTTCTACCGCCGGAATCTGGCCGCCGGGCAGAAGGGACTGTCGGTCGCCTTCGACCTGCCGACGCACCGCGGATACGACTCCGACCACCCCCGGGTGGTCGGCGATGTGGGAATGGCCGGGGTGGCCATCGATTCAATTCTGGACATGCGCGAATTGTTCGACCACATCCCGTTGGGCAGTACGTCGGTGTCGATGACGATGAACGGGGCGGTGCTGCCGATCCTGGCCCTGTACATCGTGGCCGCGGAAGAACAGGGCGTGCCCCCGGAGAAACTGTCCGGCACCATCCAGAACGACATCCTCAAAGAATTCATGGTGCGCAACACCTACATCTACCCACCCGATCCGTCGATGCGGATCATCTCCGACATCTTCCTGTACACGGCCGCGAGAATGCCGGCCTTCAACTCCATCTCGATTTCCGGTTACCACCTGCAGGAGGCCGGTGCCCCGGCCGACCTGGAGCTGGCCTACACATTGGCCGACGGAATCGCCTATCTCCGGGCCGGGCAGGATGCCGGGCTGGACATCGACGCCTTCGCGCCGAGACTGAGCTTCTTCTGGGCGATCGGGATGAACTTCTTCATGGAGGTGGCCAAACTCCGGGCGGCGCGGGTGCTGTGGAGCCGGATCGTCGCCGAATTCGGCGCGAAGAATCCGAAATCGTTGTCACTGCGGGCCCATTGTCAGACCTCCGGCTGGTCGCTGACGGCGCAGTCACCGTTCAACAACGTGGCTCGTACGTGCATCGAGGCGATGGCAGCCACCCAGGGGCACACCCAATCCCTGCACACCAATGCGTTGGACGAGGCCATCGCCCTGCCGACCGACTTCTCTGCCCGCATCGCCCGGAACACCCAGCTGTTGCTGCAGCAGGAGTCGGGCACCACCGCGATCATCGACCCATGGGGCGGGTCCTATTACGTCGAACGTCTCACCGACGATCTGGCCGACCGGGCCTGGTCGCACATCCAGGAGATCGAGGCAGCCGGGGGAATGGCCAAGGCGATCGAGGCCGGCATCCCGAAGCTGCGGATCGAGGAGGCGGCCGCCCGCACCCAGGCCCGGATCGACTCCGGGTCACAACCGGTGGTCGGGATCAACACCCACGTCGCCGACGACGAGGCGCTCGAGGTCCGGAAGGTCGACAACCGCGCCGTGCTGCAAGCCCAGATCGCCAAGCTGGAGCGACTGCGGGCCGACCGCGACCAGCAGGCCGTCGACGCCGCCCTGGACGCGTTGACCGCGGCTGCGTCGGCCGGGCCGTCCCGGTCGGGGGACCTGTCCGGCAACCTGTTGGCGCTGGCCGTCAACGCCGCCCGGGCCCGGGCGACGGTGGGTGAGATCTCGGATGCCCTGGAGCGGGCCTACGGACGCCACACGGCGGTGATCCGGACGATCACCGGCGCCTACCGTGAGGCTTCGGGCGACGACGACGCGGTCGCCCGGGCGCTCGCCGCCACGGCGCGGTTCGCCGAGGCCGAGGGACGCCGCCCGCGCATCCTGGTCGCCAAGATGGGGCAGGACGGCCACGACCGCGGCCAGAAGGTGATCGTCTCCGCCTTCGCCGACCTGGGGTTCGATGCCGACGTCGGGCCGCTGTTCTCGACTCCGGCCGAGGTTGCGGCCCAGGCGGTCGACGCCGACGTGCACATCGTCGGGGTGAACTCCCTGGCCGCCGGACATCTGACGCTGGTTCCGCAACTGCGCGATGCGCTGGCCGACCTGGGGCGGCCGGACATCATGATCGTCGTCGGCGGGGTCATACCGCCGGCCGATGTGCCACTGCTGCTGCAGGCCGGGGCGACGGCGGTGTTCGGACCGGGCACCGTCATCGCCACCGCC
This window of the Nakamurella panacisegetis genome carries:
- a CDS encoding DUF1800 domain-containing protein, whose product is MAASPVPTKPTAAQRFHLLSRFSFGATPGTLNWLTRYTPINWWDSQVTLGRRYPNYGAHSRIAAAGPLLTKSPAQVRAALKASGHEYGWEMMDQLTAVTLGLQAFSPAQLFETVVDFFANHLNVANHADGQTWIRHTIDRDVIRKYAFGTFSDMLVASARNPAMLRYLNLAESTKRLVNENYGRELLELHTVGLGARYSESDVKNSARLLTGRGVDDNGSYVYRPSDHWTGKVKILGFTADNAGPGDGQAVGDAYLRYLAGHPATASHLAQKLCVRYVSDNPPAALVARVAQAYLAGHTAILPALKVIYTSAEFWASKRQKLRRPTENLLATLRILDVNMGRDTRAALDTLRWMTASMGNVPLEWAPPNGYPDVSAAWRSSSTLLRLWEYHRGFAQNWWKDQFAAPANTTLYGPAKPATSGAAIAALTQRLVGNPLRPGDMAALQKFLGEPASTPLAGSNLRWYLDHLVPLILDGPDHARR
- a CDS encoding TetR/AcrR family transcriptional regulator, with translation MSMTPVRERLIAAAFQLFGERGYDLTTVEEIAERAGVGRTTFFRNFRSKDDVIFPDHEHLMEAIRRRLDASTDSTALVAVSEAVRLVLLRYVEEGDRARMRYALTSRVSALRDREIASVAQYQRLFREFIANWMGPTEDDALRAELMASSVAAAHNHVLRRWLRGDTTDPIGEVDHAMQQVVALFGSSSRSVDESTTIVVVSTSRSADDVVPAIRRALARP
- a CDS encoding acyl-CoA carboxylase subunit beta, which translates into the protein MHTTAGKLADLRARMEQAQHPGTPEAIERQHSRGRLTARERVDLLLDAGSLVEFDALARHRSSNFGLADKRPVGDGVIAGHGTVDGRQVCVFSQDVTVFGGALGEVYGEKIVKVMDFALKTGRPLVGLIEGGGARIQEGVVSLGLYAEIFKRNVHASGVIPQISVIMGAAAGGHVYSPALTDFVVMVDRTSQMFITGPDVVKTVTGEDVTLEELGGARTHNTRSGNAHHLAADEHDAMEFVRALLSYLPSNNLSVPPPEGDWPAPGPADDEPTDTDLALDTLIPDSANQPYDMNTVVQAVLDDGEFLPVQDLYAPNVITGFGRVRGRSVGIVANQPMHLAGTLDINASEKAARFVRTCDAFNVPVLTFVDVPGFLPGTDQEWNGIIRRGAKLIYAYAEATVPLVTVITRKAYGGAYDVMGSKHLGADVNLAWPTAQIAVVGAAGAVNILYRRELARAERNGDDVAAVRSQLQTEYEDTFANPYLAAERGYVDQVIAPSETRAAIGRALDVLADKREILPPRKHGNIPL
- a CDS encoding acetyl/propionyl/methylcrotonyl-CoA carboxylase subunit alpha gives rise to the protein MHTVLIANRGEIAVRVARACADAGLRSVAVYADPDADALHVRAADEAYALRGSTPADSYLDIAKLLDVAARAGADAVHPGYGFLSENADFAQAVLDAGLIWIGPSPQAIRDLGDKVTARHIATRAGAPLVPGTAETVSGADEVIAFATEHGLPVAIKAAFGGGGRGLKVARTMAEIPELYDSAVREAVAAFGRGECFVERYLDRPRHVEAQVLADTHGNVIVVGTRDCSLQRRHQKLVEEAPAPFLTDEQRARIHQAAKAICAEAGYHGAGTVEFLVGRDGTISFLEVNTRLQVEHPVSEETSGLDLVLEQFRIAVGEKLQYEGDPVPRGHSIEFRINGEDPGRGFLPAPGTVTSFHAPSGPGVRVDSGVESGSVVSGAFDSLLAKVIVTGADRPQALARARRALAEMRVEGMATALPFHRAVLADPAFVGDGQSFDVHTRWIETEFDNQIPPFGPVDLTGSPAVEARQTIVAEVNGRRVEVVLPAGLGQSVATAGAPARARRARKAAGPAASGHAVVAPMQGTVVKVAVADGDIVVTGDLIAVIEAMKMENPVNAHKDGTVSGLSLIVGAPVVGGAVIAEIV
- a CDS encoding methylmalonyl-CoA mutase family protein, with product MRPEQAIWESQAAAVLRRARRLPADAPDEAVWATLTRTTVEGIPVPPLGLPGPAPSVDDGRRNGPSGGWQIRAAVVDSDPDRAADTALAEWQDDSDSLWIRIGGAGVAPDDLTRALHLLPLDAVPVVLEASGATSDIQAARAFSAVLERRGLRPAGAGSLGGDPLGRLVRRRGTGPEVEPAVRDLAALATDLGIGALVVDGTAVHDAGAGDAGELGYVLAGCVAYLRVLESIGVTVSAALALLQVRLAATDEEFSTIAKFRAARLLLARVTELCGGQGEPAPPIHAVTSGPMMTRYDPWTNLLRTTVAAFGAGVGGADVLTVQPFDAALGIPDQRSRRWARNISSLLIAESHVADVRDPAGGAWAIETLTDRIADAAWAAFLEIDRGAGIAGRAQDGSLTAIFAPTAAERTRRINTRRQPITGISEFPLAGEQLLNRPPHREPVDGRDHQTPSWAAGFETLRDRPSASVFVATLGRLADYNARSGFVVNAFTAGGIGVIEAGPTRTADEVIQRYRARPSPVVCLAGPDATYADRGAEVIAGLRAAGAARVVLAGRPAGDLADLVDDHIAADDDVLAFLLRTRQALATDPGSENHR
- the scpA gene encoding methylmalonyl-CoA mutase, translating into MTVPSDFTGFSWRGTKIAEPVDGAAAFDAPEGVRISPVYSPGDLDGVGTLHTFPGSPPYRRGPYPTMYTTQPWTIRQYAGFSTAAESNAFYRRNLAAGQKGLSVAFDLPTHRGYDSDHPRVVGDVGMAGVAIDSILDMRELFDHIPLGSTSVSMTMNGAVLPILALYIVAAEEQGVPPEKLSGTIQNDILKEFMVRNTYIYPPDPSMRIISDIFLYTAARMPAFNSISISGYHLQEAGAPADLELAYTLADGIAYLRAGQDAGLDIDAFAPRLSFFWAIGMNFFMEVAKLRAARVLWSRIVAEFGAKNPKSLSLRAHCQTSGWSLTAQSPFNNVARTCIEAMAATQGHTQSLHTNALDEAIALPTDFSARIARNTQLLLQQESGTTAIIDPWGGSYYVERLTDDLADRAWSHIQEIEAAGGMAKAIEAGIPKLRIEEAAARTQARIDSGSQPVVGINTHVADDEALEVRKVDNRAVLQAQIAKLERLRADRDQQAVDAALDALTAAASAGPSRSGDLSGNLLALAVNAARARATVGEISDALERAYGRHTAVIRTITGAYREASGDDDAVARALAATARFAEAEGRRPRILVAKMGQDGHDRGQKVIVSAFADLGFDADVGPLFSTPAEVAAQAVDADVHIVGVNSLAAGHLTLVPQLRDALADLGRPDIMIVVGGVIPPADVPLLLQAGATAVFGPGTVIATAALDLLRRLSPSVV